One Novosphingobium sp. EMRT-2 DNA segment encodes these proteins:
- a CDS encoding DUF4429 domain-containing protein — MAGAQLFEGYGAVIEVTDDGIIIRRRGLVAFSLHGLKGEKRIPFSSISAVQFKPASMLTSGYIQFSIIGGNESRGGLVAATKDENSVIFKGKHQTAQFAKLREIVEEAARKARTPSVTQSNSSIADQLSKLADLLDRGLLTQEEFAKQKSALIG, encoded by the coding sequence ATGGCAGGCGCACAATTATTTGAAGGATATGGCGCGGTCATCGAAGTTACCGATGATGGCATCATTATTCGAAGGCGCGGGTTGGTTGCCTTTAGCCTACACGGCCTAAAGGGTGAGAAGCGCATTCCATTTTCCAGTATTTCAGCCGTTCAGTTCAAACCTGCGTCCATGCTAACATCTGGATACATTCAGTTTTCCATCATAGGTGGCAACGAAAGTCGCGGCGGCCTCGTTGCGGCAACGAAGGACGAAAACAGCGTCATCTTCAAAGGCAAGCATCAGACAGCCCAATTCGCCAAGTTGCGAGAGATCGTTGAAGAGGCAGCTCGCAAGGCGCGCACCCCTTCCGTAACCCAATCGAATTCTTCGATCGCGGACCAACTCTCAAAGCTGGCCGATCTTCTTGATCGCGGCCTGCTCACCCAGGAAGAATTTGCAAAACAGAAGTCCGCATTGATCGGGTAA
- a CDS encoding phage major tail tube protein, producing the protein MGIPSKLKNCNAYVDGGSYIGIVGEYEEPKLALMLEDWRGGGAIGAVQIDMGLEKLEATLTMGGHVAALVRKFGTTAVDGTRIRLVAAYQADDGSSPDAVNIFLGGRFSEIDMGKGKPGDNTEHKYKAALAYYRREVNGRVEVEIDMIAGVFIVDGVDRYAEIMSIITS; encoded by the coding sequence ATGGGCATCCCCAGCAAGCTCAAGAACTGCAACGCCTATGTCGATGGTGGCAGCTACATCGGCATCGTGGGCGAATACGAAGAACCCAAGCTGGCGCTGATGCTGGAAGACTGGCGCGGCGGCGGCGCGATCGGCGCGGTGCAGATCGACATGGGGCTGGAAAAGCTGGAAGCCACGCTCACCATGGGCGGCCATGTCGCCGCACTGGTGCGCAAGTTCGGCACGACGGCGGTGGACGGCACCCGCATCCGCCTGGTGGCCGCCTATCAGGCTGATGACGGCAGTTCGCCCGACGCGGTGAACATCTTCCTGGGCGGCCGGTTTTCCGAAATCGACATGGGCAAGGGCAAGCCCGGCGACAACACCGAACACAAGTACAAGGCTGCGCTCGCCTATTACCGCCGCGAGGTGAACGGCCGCGTCGAGGTGGAAATCGACATGATCGCCGGCGTCTTCATCGTCGATGGCGTCGATCGCTACGCCGAAATCATGTCGATCATCACCAGTTGA
- a CDS encoding phage antirepressor N-terminal domain-containing protein produces MSDNRFALVEFQGSQLLTIFDGETVRVAMKPLVDALGIDWVSQYKRIQRDPLLSEGMVIMTMPSERGMQETVTLPIDLMHGWLFTLTVSKVREDARARVIAYQRECYQVLHDYWVKGAAINPRHAQGGTTSTGDLLKLVDRLKSEWQPDIKAMLHAVLAQTCERMNVPLPPIEAFGQPSLPDLEIAGTFFAGLMSLREAGITFDHHRQDEMLAISLPEIGKLFEKRRIDSARNHKLWRALRAHPAFMDVGVVNSRDGKSRHCWMFNRAKLPGLETAPAR; encoded by the coding sequence ATGAGCGATAACAGGTTTGCCTTGGTGGAGTTCCAAGGCTCCCAGCTTCTGACCATTTTCGATGGCGAAACCGTGCGGGTGGCGATGAAGCCGCTGGTGGACGCGCTGGGTATCGATTGGGTGAGCCAGTATAAGCGCATTCAGCGGGACCCGCTTCTTTCGGAAGGTATGGTCATTATGACCATGCCTTCCGAGCGTGGGATGCAGGAAACCGTGACCCTACCCATCGATTTGATGCATGGATGGCTATTCACGCTCACAGTTTCCAAGGTTCGCGAAGATGCCCGAGCAAGGGTGATCGCCTATCAGCGCGAATGCTATCAGGTGCTTCACGACTATTGGGTCAAGGGCGCGGCGATCAACCCGCGCCATGCCCAAGGCGGCACTACCAGCACGGGCGATCTGTTGAAGCTGGTGGACCGTCTGAAATCGGAATGGCAGCCAGACATCAAGGCCATGCTCCATGCGGTGCTGGCGCAGACTTGCGAGCGCATGAACGTGCCGCTGCCGCCGATCGAGGCGTTCGGCCAGCCCAGCCTTCCGGATCTGGAAATCGCGGGAACGTTCTTTGCCGGGCTGATGAGCCTGCGCGAAGCCGGGATCACCTTCGACCATCACCGCCAGGACGAAATGCTGGCGATATCGCTGCCGGAAATCGGCAAGCTGTTCGAAAAGCGCCGGATCGATTCGGCGCGCAACCATAAGCTGTGGCGCGCCCTGCGCGCGCACCCGGCGTTCATGGATGTGGGCGTGGTCAACAGCCGCGATGGCAAATCGCGCCATTGCTGGATGTTCAACCGCGCGAAGCTGCCGGGGCTGGAAACCGCCCCGGCGCGCTGA